GGTTCGCGCCGACGGAATCGTGCGGGCTCACCGACTTGCGGCGCGACAGTTCCCACGTACGGGCGCTGTAGCGGAACGGCTTGCTGGTCAGCGCGCCGACCGGGCACAGGTCGATCATGTTGCCCGACAGTTCGGAATCCACCGTCTTGCCGACGAACGACGTAATTTCCGAGTGTTCGCCGCGGCCGAGCATGCCCAGTTCCATCACGCCGGTGATTTCCTCGCCGAAGCGCACGCAACGCGTGCAGTGAATGCAGCGCGACATCTCTTCCATCGAGATCAGCGGGCCGACGTTCTTGTGGAACACGACGCGCTTCTCTTCGCTGTAACGCGACGACGACTTGCCGTAACCGACGGCCAGATCCTGCAGCTGGCATTCGCCGCCCTGGTCGCAGATCGGGCAATCGAGCGGGTGATTGATCAGCAGGAATTCCATCACCGACTGCTGGCCCTTCACCGCCTTTTCCGACTTCGTGCGCACGATCATGCCCGCCGACACCGGCGTTGCGCATGCAGGCACGGCCTTCGGCATCTTCTCGACATCGACGAGACACATCCGGCAGTTGGCCGCAATCGACAGCTTCTTGTGATAGCAGAAGTGAGGGATATAAGTGTCGACCTTGTGCGCAGCCTGAATGATCATGCTGCCTTCGGCCACCTCTACTTTCTTGCCGTCTATTTCAAGTTCAACCATGATGGTCAATCTTCCTTAACCTGTTACCGCTCAATCGTTCGCCCGCTCGCCGCTTCGCTCCCCGCGAAGCAGCGGCGCCCGCGTGTGCTTCCGCTTTATGCGGCGACGGTTTCCGAAACCGCCGCCGCGCCGGCATGACCGCCGACGACGCAACGCTTGTTGGCGACGTGATACTCGAATTCGTCCCAGTAGTGCTTGAGCATGCCTCGCACGGGCATCGCAGCCGCATCGCCGAGCGCGCAGATCGTGCGGCCCATGATGTTCTCGGCAACCGAGTTCAGCAGATCCAGGTCTTCCTTGCGGCCCAGACCGTGCTCGATACGATGCACGACGCGATACAGCCAACCGGTGCCTTCACGGCACGGCGTGCACTGACCGCACGACTCTTCGTAATAGAAGTACGACAGACGCAGCAGCGAGCGCACCATGCAGCGCGTCTCGTCCATCACGATGACCGCGCCCGAGCCGAGCATCGAGCCCTGCTTCGCGATCGAATCGTAGTCCATGTCGGTTTGCATCATGATGTCGCCCGGAATAACCGGTGCCGACGAACCGCCAGGAATCACTGCCTTGATCTTCTTGCCGCCGCGCATGCCGCCAGCGAGTTCCATCAGCGTCGCGAACGGCGTGCCGAGCGGAATCTCGTAGTTGCCCGGACGCTCGACGTCGCCCGAGATCGAGAAGATCTTCGTGCCGCCGTTGTTCGGCTTACCCATCTCGAGGTAATTCTGCGGGCCGACTTCCAACAGGAACGGAACCGCTGCGAACGTTTCGGTGTTGTTGATCGTGGTCGGCTTGCCGTACACGCCGAAGCTCGCCGGGAAAGGCGGCTTGAAGCGCGGCTGGCCCTTCTTGCCTTCCAGCGATTCGAGCAGCGCCGTTTCTTCGCCGCAGATGTACGCGCCGTAACCGTGGTGCGCATGCAGCTGGAACGAGAAGCCCGAGCCCATGATGTTGTCGCCGAGGAAGCCCGCTGCACGAGCTTCTTCCAGCGCCTCTTCGAAGCGTCGATAGACTTCGAAGATTTCACCGTGGATGTAGTTGTAGCCGACGGTGATGCCCATCGCGTACGCGCCGATGGCCATGCCTTCGATCAGCGAATGCGGATTCCAGCGCAGGATGTCGCGATCCTTGAACGTGCCCGGCTCGCCTTCGTCCGAATTGCAGACGAGATACTTCTGCCCCGGAAACTGGCGCGGCATGAAGCTCCACTTCAGACCCGTCGGGAAGCCCGCACCGCCGCGACCGCGCAGACCCGACGCCTTGACGTCGGCGATCACCTGCTCGGGCGGAATCTTTTCTTCGAGAATGCGGCGCAGCTGCTTGTAGCCGCCGCGCTCGACGTAGTCCTGAAGATGCCAGTTGTCGCCGTTCAGACCGGCGAGAATCAGCGGCTTGATGTGACGATCGTGTAAAGACGTCATTTCGAAAGTTCCTCGAGGAGCTGGTCGATCTTCTCGCGGCTCATGAAGCTGCACATACGGTGGTTGTTCACGAGCATCACGGGGGCGTCACCGCACGAGCCCATGCACTCGCCCTCTTTGAGGGTGAACTTGCCGTCGGGCGTGGTTTCGCCGAAGTCGATACCGAGCTTCTGCTTCAGATATTCGGCGGCGCTGTCCGAACCGCCATCGGGACCGAGCTGGCACGGCAGGTTCGTGCAGAGCGTGATCTTGTATTTGCCGACAGGCTTCGTCTCATACATCGTGTAGAAGGTCGCAACCTCCTGCACGGCGACGGCCGGCATGCCGAGATAGTCCGCGACGAACTGCATCAGTTCGGGCGACAGCCAGCCAAGCTCTTCCTGACCGACGGCCAGAGCCGACATCACGGCGGACTGTTTCTGATCGGCGGGATACTTCGCGATCGCGCGATCGATTTCTTTCAGGCCTTCAGCTGAGATCATTTTCAGACACGACTCTTTCAATTCCTACCGAACGAAAACCTGTCGCGCACTCCGTATTGCGGCGTATTGCGACAGACCCGGCGTTCCTTTGCTTGACGCGCGCTCCGCTTCTCATGCTTTATCGGCTGCGGGAGCGCGCGCCTTGATGAATACCGCTAATGTGACCCGGCTAGCGGTCCACTTCACCGAACACGATGTCTTGCGTGCCGATGATCGTCACGGCGTCGGCGATCATGTGGCCGCGCGCCATTTCGTCGAGCGCGGACAGATGCGCATAACCTGGCGCGCGAATCTTGAGGCGGTACGGCTTGTTTGCACCGTCCGACACGAGATAGATGCCGAACTCGCCCTTCGGATGCTCGACGGCTGCATACGCTTCGCCTTCGGGCACATGGAAGCCTTCCGTGAAGAGCTTGAAGTGGTGAATCAGCTCTTCCATGTTCGACTTCATGCCGACGCGCGACGGCGGCGCGACCTTGTGATTGTCCGTCATCACAGGGCCTTGATTCTTACGCAACCATTCAATGCACTGTTTCGCGATGCGCGTGGATTGACGCATTTCTTCGACGCGCACCAGATAGCGGTCGTAGCAATCGCCATTCACGCCGACCGGGATGTCGAAGTCCAGCTGGTCGTACACTTCGTACGGCTGCTTCTTGCGCAGATCCCACTCGATACCCGAGCCGCGCAGCATCGCACCCGTCATGCCGAGTTGCAGCGCGCGCTCCGGACTCACGACACCGATGCCGACCAGACGCTGCTTCCAGATGCGGTTGTCGGTGAGCAGCGTTTCGTACTCGTCGACACACTTCGGAAAGCGGTTGAAGAAGTCTTCGATGAAGTCGAGCAGCGAGCCCTGACGCGTTTCGTTCAGCTTCGACAGCGCCTTCGCGTTACGGATTTTCGATGCCTTGTATTGCGGCATTGCGTCCGGCAGATCGCGATAGACGCCGCCCGGACGATAGTACGCAGCGTGCATCCGCGCGCCGGACACCGCTTCATACACGTCCATCAGGTCTTCGCGCTCACGGAACGCATACAGGAACACGGCCATCGCGCCGACGTCGAGTGCGTGTGCGCCGATCCACATCAGGTGGTTCAGCACGCGCGTAACTTCGTCGAACAGCACGCGGATGTACTTCGCGCGGATCGGCACATCGATGCCGAGCAGCTTTTCAATTGCCAGCACATAGCCGTGCTCGTTGACCATCATCGACACGTAGTCGAGACGATCCATGTACGGCACCGACTGGATGAAGGTCTTACTTTCTGCGAGCTTTTCGGTGGCGCGGTGCAGGAGGCCGATGTGCGGATCGGCGCGCTGGATCACTTCGCCGTCGAGTTCGAGCACGAGGCGCAGCACGCCGTGCGCTGCCGGGTGCTGCGGACCGAAGTTAAGCGTGTAGTTCTTGATCTCTGCCATGGCGTTCTCTTAGTGTTTCAGGCCGCCATAGCGATCCTCGCGGATCACGCGCGGCGTGATTTCCCGAGGCTCGATCGTCACCGGCTGATAGACGACGCGCTTCTCTTCCGGGTCGTAACGCATCTCGACATAACCGGAGACAGGGAAATCCTTGCGGAACGGGTGACCGATGAAACCGTAATCGGTCAGGATGCGGCGCAGGTCGGGGTGACCTTCGAAGACGATGCCGTACAGGTCGAATGCTTCGCGCTCGTACCAGTTGGCCGAATTCCAGATCTCGACAACCGAGGGGATCAGCGGCACATCGTCGTCCGGTGCGAACACGCGCACGCGCAGGCGCCAGTTGTTCGAAACGGAGAGCAGATGCAGGACGGCGGCAAAACGCGGACCTTCGTAAGCGCCTTCACCGTAGGTTTGATAGTCGATACCGCAGAGGTCGATCAGCTGCTCGAAACGCAGCGTTGCGTCGTCGCGCAAACGCGTTGCCACTTCGAGGTAATCGCCTGCCTTCACGACGATGGTCAGCTCACCGGTCGATTCGGTGATGCTCGTCAGGCGGCCG
This genomic interval from Paraburkholderia sabiae contains the following:
- the nuoF gene encoding NADH-quinone oxidoreductase subunit NuoF, which encodes MTSLHDRHIKPLILAGLNGDNWHLQDYVERGGYKQLRRILEEKIPPEQVIADVKASGLRGRGGAGFPTGLKWSFMPRQFPGQKYLVCNSDEGEPGTFKDRDILRWNPHSLIEGMAIGAYAMGITVGYNYIHGEIFEVYRRFEEALEEARAAGFLGDNIMGSGFSFQLHAHHGYGAYICGEETALLESLEGKKGQPRFKPPFPASFGVYGKPTTINNTETFAAVPFLLEVGPQNYLEMGKPNNGGTKIFSISGDVERPGNYEIPLGTPFATLMELAGGMRGGKKIKAVIPGGSSAPVIPGDIMMQTDMDYDSIAKQGSMLGSGAVIVMDETRCMVRSLLRLSYFYYEESCGQCTPCREGTGWLYRVVHRIEHGLGRKEDLDLLNSVAENIMGRTICALGDAAAMPVRGMLKHYWDEFEYHVANKRCVVGGHAGAAAVSETVAA
- the nuoE gene encoding NADH-quinone oxidoreductase subunit NuoE, with the translated sequence MISAEGLKEIDRAIAKYPADQKQSAVMSALAVGQEELGWLSPELMQFVADYLGMPAVAVQEVATFYTMYETKPVGKYKITLCTNLPCQLGPDGGSDSAAEYLKQKLGIDFGETTPDGKFTLKEGECMGSCGDAPVMLVNNHRMCSFMSREKIDQLLEELSK
- a CDS encoding NADH-quinone oxidoreductase subunit D, with the protein product MAEIKNYTLNFGPQHPAAHGVLRLVLELDGEVIQRADPHIGLLHRATEKLAESKTFIQSVPYMDRLDYVSMMVNEHGYVLAIEKLLGIDVPIRAKYIRVLFDEVTRVLNHLMWIGAHALDVGAMAVFLYAFREREDLMDVYEAVSGARMHAAYYRPGGVYRDLPDAMPQYKASKIRNAKALSKLNETRQGSLLDFIEDFFNRFPKCVDEYETLLTDNRIWKQRLVGIGVVSPERALQLGMTGAMLRGSGIEWDLRKKQPYEVYDQLDFDIPVGVNGDCYDRYLVRVEEMRQSTRIAKQCIEWLRKNQGPVMTDNHKVAPPSRVGMKSNMEELIHHFKLFTEGFHVPEGEAYAAVEHPKGEFGIYLVSDGANKPYRLKIRAPGYAHLSALDEMARGHMIADAVTIIGTQDIVFGEVDR
- a CDS encoding NADH-quinone oxidoreductase subunit C, whose amino-acid sequence is MASKLETLKANLEAAFGGRLTSITESTGELTIVVKAGDYLEVATRLRDDATLRFEQLIDLCGIDYQTYGEGAYEGPRFAAVLHLLSVSNNWRLRVRVFAPDDDVPLIPSVVEIWNSANWYEREAFDLYGIVFEGHPDLRRILTDYGFIGHPFRKDFPVSGYVEMRYDPEEKRVVYQPVTIEPREITPRVIREDRYGGLKH